The following coding sequences are from one Tubulanus polymorphus chromosome 12, tnTubPoly1.2, whole genome shotgun sequence window:
- the LOC141913843 gene encoding uncharacterized protein LOC141913843, whose translation MRSKLPNIMLIAAAKRKDINKFDKTFKKLLANFVRDINVLYNGHTLLLKTGPYRTNGALICFSADTPASNEIGGFKEGVGGAKKPCRICEIKSENLNTCFHADDSEKRDEEEHLARCDYLEELDGQERKAMSIEYGINSRSTLLDVKGFRVTECLVMDVMHLLEGVCPMETKLLLSRLIDDNLISLSALNSAIENFEYSFLDQKDKPQAIDKKLLNNQTSGKLGQSAQEMKILMFILPFISDIPSHNEYWKNWLRLQKITILCLSPVISEDTMTFLEILVTQHNQRFRDSYPAINITPKMHYLLHLPSQMAMFGPLRNHWCMRFEAKHAYFKQLRWKNFKNIPKSMAVKHQRWLTYSFSSNFLKSHDTVCMGSMLDINVHNHVDIMRTYLMAKDPDFTINRAMVSPRVLANGHCYMPNEILLFGFEEELPCFVRIVHVLVYKDTKYLCVCKMDIQHYSLSRNAYEVRPGEHILMLCADELKFPWPLPKVIIDESCYVLLYSPLVNLA comes from the coding sequence ATGCGTTCCAAATTACCAAATATAATGTTAATTGCAGCGGCAAAGAGGAAAGACATAAACAAATTTGACAAAACTTTTAAGAAACTTCTAGCCAATTTTGTGCgtgatataaatgtattaTATAATGGGCACACATTACTTCTAAAAACTGGACCATACCGAACTAATGGGGCTTTAATTTGCTTTTCAGCAGACACTCCAGCCTCAAATGAGATAGGAGGTTTTAAAGAGGGTGTGGGTGGTGCCAAAAAGCCTTGTAGAATATGTGAAATCaaaagtgaaaatctaaatacTTGTTTCCATGCTGATGATTCAGAAAAAAGAGATGAAGAAGAACACCTAGCAAGGTGTGATTATCTTGAGGAACTTGATGGGCAGGAAAGGAAAGCAATGAGTATAGAGTATGGTATAAACTCTAGATCTACTCTTTTAGATGTTAAAGGGTTCAGAGTCACGGAATGCTTGGTAATGGATGTGATGCATCTATTAGAGGGTGTTTGCCCAATGGAAACGAAATTGCTTCTTTCAAGGCTTATAGATGATAACCTTATTTCCCTAAGTGCATTAAACAGTGCTATTGAAAACTTTGAATATAGCTTTTTAGATCAAAAAGACAAGCCTCAAGCAATTGACAAGAAGCTCCTTAACAATCAAACTAGTGGAAAGCTTGGTCAAAGTGCACAGGAAATGAAAATTCTTATGTTTATTTTACCTTTTATTAGTGACATACCTAGTCACAATGAGTACTGGAAAAATTGGCTGCGGTTACAGAAGATTACAATTCTTTGTTTATCTCCAGTAATATCGGAGGATACCATGACATTTTTGGAGATTCTTGTTACTCAGCATAATCAAAGATTTCGAGACTCATACCCAGCTATTAACATTACTCCTAAAATGCACTATTTGCTGCATTTGCCATCACAAATGGCTATGTTTGGTCCCTTACGAAACCATTGGTGTATGCGGTTCGAGGCTAAACATGCCTACTTCAAGCAACTTCGAtggaaaaacttcaaaaatatcccCAAATCAATGGCTGTCAAACATCAGCGGTGGCTCACTTACAGCTTTAGTAGCAATTTTCTCAAATCACACGATACTGTCTGCATGGGTTCTATGTTAGATATCAATGTACATAATCATGTAGATATTATGAGAACATACCTTATGGCAAAGGATCCAGATTTCACAATAAATAGGGCCATGGTGAGCCCAAGGGTTCTAGCAAATGGACATTGTTACATGCCAAATGAAATTCTCCTTTTTGGCTTTGAAGAAGAATTACCGTGTTTTGTCAGAATCGTCCATGTGTTAGTTTACAAAGATACCAAGTATCTTTGTGTTTGTAAGatggatattcaacattacAGTCTATCTCGCAATGCATACGAAGTTCGTCCTGGCGAACATATACTTATGTTATGCGCAGATGAGCTGAAATTCCCTTGGCCACTACCCAAGGTTATCATTGATGAATCATGCTATGTGTTGCTGTATTCGCCGCTTGTTAATTTAGCATGA